One Streptomyces sp. R28 DNA window includes the following coding sequences:
- a CDS encoding GAF and ANTAR domain-containing protein, producing the protein MDQQLLAKTFVELADNLVADFDIIDFLRLLTDRCVSMLDASAAGVLLADRDGKLRVMAASDERVRLLELFQLQNDEGPCLECFRTGAPVIVSDLGTVTARWPRFAVAAQRSGFGAVQALPMRLRDEVVGALNLFRITPGPFDPAAAPVAQALADVATISLLQQRTAQRSTVLNEQLQTALNSRVLIEQAKGKLAERQDIDMEQAFTALRGYARSHNRRLADVARALIDGSEPLAGLGS; encoded by the coding sequence ATGGACCAACAGCTTCTGGCCAAGACCTTCGTCGAGCTGGCCGACAATCTGGTCGCCGACTTCGACATCATCGACTTCCTGCGCCTGCTGACCGACCGCTGCGTCAGCATGCTCGACGCGAGCGCCGCCGGGGTGCTGCTCGCCGACCGGGACGGCAAACTCCGCGTCATGGCCGCCTCCGACGAACGGGTGCGCCTGCTGGAGCTCTTCCAGCTCCAGAACGACGAAGGCCCCTGCCTCGAATGCTTCCGCACCGGCGCACCGGTGATCGTCTCCGACCTCGGTACGGTGACCGCCCGCTGGCCGCGCTTCGCGGTGGCGGCCCAGCGCAGCGGGTTCGGGGCGGTCCAGGCCCTGCCCATGCGTTTGCGGGACGAGGTCGTCGGCGCCCTGAACCTCTTCCGCATCACCCCCGGCCCCTTCGACCCGGCCGCCGCACCCGTCGCTCAGGCCCTGGCCGACGTCGCCACCATCAGCCTGCTGCAACAACGCACCGCTCAGCGCAGCACGGTGCTCAACGAACAACTGCAGACGGCGCTGAACAGCCGGGTCCTGATAGAACAGGCCAAGGGGAAGCTCGCCGAACGCCAGGACATCGACATGGAGCAGGCGTTCACCGCACTGCGCGGTTACGCCCGCTCCCACAACCGGCGCCTGGCCGATGTGGCCCGCGCCCTCATCGACGGCTCGGAACCCCTCGCCGGTCTGGGGTCCTGA
- a CDS encoding GAF and ANTAR domain-containing protein — translation MHRGRGRAAGQRAGLSAMSKAAASHPLCSTDDISEQLEELQLTLGEGPCVDAFVRGSAVLTPDLLNTGLQDHWAVFADAALEAGARAVFSLPLQKGAISPGVLDLYANIPTVLDTEELADALAFADLATLLLLDTRIDEAGAPTGGPMPDLSFEDLGAYRAEIDQASGMLTVQLGVGIEEAFVRLRAYAYAQGRRLADVVARRLRFSPDAEPDQAEEET, via the coding sequence ATGCACCGCGGCCGTGGCCGCGCTGCCGGTCAGCGGGCCGGGCTGTCGGCGATGTCCAAGGCCGCGGCGAGCCATCCGCTGTGCAGCACCGACGACATCAGCGAGCAACTGGAAGAGCTCCAGCTCACGCTGGGCGAGGGGCCCTGCGTGGACGCCTTCGTACGCGGCTCGGCCGTCCTGACACCCGATCTGCTCAACACCGGACTTCAGGATCACTGGGCCGTGTTCGCCGATGCGGCCCTGGAAGCCGGAGCCCGCGCGGTGTTCTCGCTCCCCCTGCAGAAGGGGGCGATCAGCCCGGGAGTTCTGGACCTGTACGCCAACATTCCGACCGTACTGGACACGGAGGAACTGGCCGACGCACTGGCGTTCGCCGATCTCGCGACACTGCTCCTGCTCGATACGAGGATCGACGAGGCGGGCGCGCCGACCGGCGGGCCGATGCCGGACCTCAGCTTCGAGGACCTGGGCGCATACCGAGCGGAGATCGACCAGGCCAGCGGGATGCTCACGGTTCAGCTCGGAGTCGGCATCGAAGAAGCCTTCGTCCGGCTCCGCGCCTACGCCTATGCGCAGGGACGCCGGCTCGCCGACGTGGTGGCCCGACGGCTTCGTTTCTCCCCGGACGCGGAGCCCGATCAGGCCGAGGAGGAAACCTGA
- a CDS encoding STAS domain-containing protein, which translates to MPELRLTVPLPDGLPNRGVMPLSQLTVYRHDQRKLALITLSGEIDLESAPLVRESLEQCLRDGIRTIDVDLTPVTFCDCSGLNAFLHAAQQTTVAGGTLRLHHPPTMLVRMHDLVGCGFLLLGLPFDHLPSPLGDTPAAPRPAPPHVSVTLAPVLSGDVR; encoded by the coding sequence GTGCCGGAACTCCGGCTCACCGTGCCGCTGCCGGATGGTCTTCCGAACCGAGGCGTCATGCCCCTCTCACAGCTCACCGTCTACCGCCATGACCAAAGGAAACTGGCGCTGATCACCCTGTCCGGTGAGATCGACCTCGAATCCGCGCCGTTGGTGCGCGAGTCCCTGGAGCAGTGCCTGCGGGACGGTATCCGCACCATCGACGTCGACCTCACCCCCGTCACCTTCTGCGACTGCAGCGGACTCAACGCATTTCTCCACGCTGCGCAGCAGACCACCGTGGCCGGTGGGACCCTGCGACTGCACCATCCGCCAACGATGCTGGTTCGGATGCACGACCTCGTCGGCTGCGGGTTCCTGCTCCTCGGCCTTCCGTTCGACCACCTGCCATCTCCTCTCGGCGACACCCCGGCCGCGCCCCGTCCAGCCCCGCCGCACGTGTCTGTCACGCTTGCGCCTGTTCTCTCAGGTGATGTGCGATGA
- a CDS encoding PP2C family protein-serine/threonine phosphatase translates to MAEGERRPDEGMLDRSEGFGERLLGVLLDRAHEMPPQLIAPLIAEEVARVGGRDVSILLQDYGQLVLVPLPGRRLMVGEPEPIDDSPAGTAFLHATTVEVPRADGVRMYLPLLDGSDQVGVMALTLDTVDDDDRRLLRRLAGLVADMLVTKHSYTDQFFRARRREPMSVAAEIQWSLLPPLAMAVPQVAVAGILEPAYDVAGDSFDYALNEDILHVAMVDAMGHGLDAATMATVAVGSYRHARRADIGLSEIYAFMDRAIAEQFGPDHFVTAQMMRLNIATGHLQWVNAGHPAPLLIRDHRVVRQLAGPTTLPVGFGGEEPRISGQMLQRGDRVLCFTDGLIEEHEAGEEQFGEEQLIHWVNRIEHTAKGVRAVVRSLSHALKQQRGGRTTDDATLFLIEWRGGAADHLVLL, encoded by the coding sequence GTGGCGGAAGGTGAGCGCCGACCCGACGAGGGCATGCTCGACCGGTCGGAAGGGTTCGGTGAGCGACTGCTTGGGGTGCTGCTGGACCGGGCACACGAGATGCCGCCGCAGCTGATCGCCCCGCTGATCGCGGAAGAGGTGGCCCGGGTCGGTGGCCGTGACGTCTCGATCCTGCTGCAGGACTATGGCCAGCTGGTGTTGGTGCCACTGCCGGGTCGGCGGCTGATGGTCGGCGAGCCCGAGCCGATCGATGACTCTCCCGCCGGCACGGCCTTTCTGCACGCGACCACGGTCGAGGTGCCGAGGGCCGACGGCGTCCGGATGTACCTGCCGTTGCTGGACGGCAGCGACCAGGTGGGCGTGATGGCCCTCACCCTGGACACCGTCGATGACGACGACCGGCGGCTGCTGCGCAGGCTCGCCGGTCTGGTCGCCGACATGCTGGTCACCAAGCACAGCTACACCGATCAGTTCTTCCGCGCCCGGCGCCGTGAACCGATGAGCGTGGCCGCGGAGATCCAGTGGTCCCTGCTGCCGCCGCTGGCGATGGCCGTCCCGCAGGTCGCGGTGGCCGGGATCCTGGAGCCCGCCTACGACGTCGCGGGCGACAGCTTCGACTACGCCCTCAACGAGGACATCCTGCACGTGGCCATGGTCGACGCGATGGGCCACGGCCTGGACGCCGCCACGATGGCGACCGTCGCCGTCGGGTCCTACCGGCACGCCAGACGTGCCGACATCGGCCTGTCCGAGATCTACGCGTTCATGGACCGGGCCATCGCCGAGCAGTTCGGGCCCGACCACTTCGTCACCGCCCAGATGATGCGTCTGAACATCGCGACGGGCCACCTGCAGTGGGTCAACGCGGGCCATCCCGCACCGCTGCTGATCCGTGACCACCGGGTCGTCCGGCAACTGGCAGGCCCGACCACCCTGCCCGTCGGCTTCGGCGGTGAAGAGCCCCGGATCAGCGGGCAGATGCTCCAACGCGGCGACCGAGTGCTGTGCTTCACCGACGGCCTGATCGAGGAGCACGAAGCCGGCGAAGAACAATTCGGCGAGGAACAACTCATCCACTGGGTCAACCGCATCGAACACACGGCAAAGGGAGTACGAGCGGTGGTGCGCTCACTCTCCCACGCCCTGAAGCAGCAACGGGGCGGCCGCACCACTGACGACGCGACCCTCTTCCTGATCGAATGGCGAGGGGGCGCCGCCGACCACCTCGTGCTCCTGTAG
- a CDS encoding STAS domain-containing protein has protein sequence MTLQQLNIYRHDRGRRALITLAGEIDPATAPQVRAALERCLSDGITTIDVDLTAVGRCDSSGLRVFLDASRHAAGTHASLRLHHPSPQTARLLADTGPGLLLL, from the coding sequence ATGACTCTTCAGCAGCTGAACATCTACCGGCACGACCGGGGCAGGCGGGCACTGATCACCCTGGCCGGTGAGATCGACCCGGCCACCGCGCCCCAGGTGCGCGCCGCTCTGGAGCGGTGCCTGAGCGACGGCATCACCACCATCGACGTGGATCTGACCGCCGTCGGCCGCTGCGACAGCAGCGGTCTGCGCGTCTTCCTCGATGCGTCGCGGCACGCCGCCGGGACCCACGCGTCCCTGCGGCTGCACCACCCGTCCCCGCAGACCGCACGGCTCCTCGCGGACACCGGCCCCGGTCTTCTGCTCCTGTGA
- a CDS encoding DUF5994 family protein, whose product MDITESISHTGFHAGSFLAKDETRAAEEAARRRVRIMSATLHPSPPHHEPVAAPAARLAWKTDGTSRGLLDGAWWPRSRDLLSELPALTDVLDPLWGRITRIAVNPKHWPVIPRKVPVHGHIVKVGWFTPEIDPHKLLLLSYGTGRWDLLIIPPETGAESAARLMAAASDYDGPPLTASALIAADEARHGVSATDEPPDPDEAWEYEGGASAMSAAIPEQTGPPGRASRLTIGM is encoded by the coding sequence GTGGACATTACCGAGAGCATTTCGCACACCGGCTTCCACGCCGGGTCGTTCTTGGCGAAAGATGAAACCCGGGCCGCCGAAGAGGCGGCCCGGAGACGGGTCCGCATCATGTCGGCGACCTTGCACCCATCCCCGCCGCACCACGAGCCCGTCGCAGCCCCGGCCGCGCGTCTCGCATGGAAGACCGACGGCACCTCCCGCGGACTCCTGGACGGTGCCTGGTGGCCCCGCTCCCGGGATCTGCTGAGCGAACTGCCAGCACTGACCGACGTGTTGGACCCCTTGTGGGGCCGCATCACCCGCATCGCCGTCAACCCGAAGCACTGGCCGGTCATCCCCCGCAAGGTTCCCGTGCACGGCCACATCGTCAAGGTCGGCTGGTTCACCCCGGAGATCGACCCGCACAAGCTGCTGCTGCTCTCCTACGGCACCGGCCGCTGGGACCTGCTGATCATCCCGCCCGAGACCGGCGCGGAGTCGGCGGCCCGACTGATGGCGGCCGCGTCCGACTACGACGGCCCTCCACTGACCGCGAGCGCGCTCATCGCCGCGGACGAGGCCCGGCACGGCGTCTCCGCGACCGACGAGCCACCGGACCCGGACGAGGCATGGGAGTACGAAGGCGGCGCCTCCGCCATGTCCGCGGCCATTCCGGAACAGACCGGTCCGCCCGGCCGGGCCAGCCGACTGACCATCGGTATGTGA
- a CDS encoding CsbD family protein, whose protein sequence is MTVSRTIRNQAQTMKGRITEELGRVTRNRRLQRRGRADRVSGSLKQAVEKTKVAFRRNGSGTR, encoded by the coding sequence ATGACCGTTTCACGGACCATCAGGAACCAGGCGCAGACGATGAAGGGCAGGATCACGGAAGAGCTCGGCCGGGTCACCCGCAACAGGCGACTGCAACGCCGGGGCAGGGCCGACCGGGTCTCCGGAAGCCTGAAACAGGCCGTCGAGAAGACCAAGGTGGCCTTCAGGCGGAACGGAAGCGGCACCCGATGA
- a CDS encoding acyl-CoA desaturase: protein MPRSPTTSRTLTPSGPVPPPQGYDGTSPFPPDDPAPARSGSDRLYVTVTAVIVVLPFVALGLAGWLLWGSLIHPADIVLALVLYTITGLGVTVGFHRGLTHGGYRAVRPVRIALAVAGSMSFQGDVIGWVATHRRHHAFTDRPGDPHSPYRYGTHLRAQLRGLLHAHVGWLFRNDRTPADRYAPDLLADRDIRAVARAFPALCVLTLALPFAVGWAIGGTWLYGVTALLWAGLVRIALLHHVTWSVNSLCHMIGERPFRTRRHDRATNLWPLALLSFGESWHNLHHADPTSARHGVDRGQLDPSAAVIRLLERLGWVHDVRWPTPDRVAARRA from the coding sequence ATGCCACGCAGTCCGACCACGTCCAGGACGCTCACACCGTCGGGCCCCGTCCCGCCGCCCCAGGGCTACGACGGGACGTCTCCCTTCCCACCGGACGACCCGGCGCCCGCGCGTAGCGGCAGTGACCGGCTGTATGTCACGGTGACGGCGGTGATCGTCGTTCTGCCGTTCGTGGCGCTCGGCCTGGCCGGCTGGTTGCTGTGGGGGAGCCTCATCCATCCCGCCGACATCGTGCTCGCCCTCGTCCTCTACACGATCACAGGTCTCGGCGTCACCGTCGGCTTCCACCGCGGCCTCACCCACGGCGGCTACCGGGCCGTCCGTCCCGTGCGGATCGCGCTCGCGGTGGCCGGTTCGATGAGTTTCCAGGGCGACGTCATCGGCTGGGTCGCCACCCACCGCCGCCATCACGCCTTCACCGACCGGCCCGGTGATCCGCACTCCCCGTACCGCTACGGCACGCACCTGCGCGCCCAGTTGCGCGGACTGCTGCACGCGCACGTCGGCTGGCTGTTCCGCAACGACCGCACACCCGCCGACCGGTACGCACCCGACCTGCTGGCCGACCGCGACATCCGTGCCGTCGCCCGCGCCTTCCCGGCGCTGTGCGTCCTCACGCTCGCCCTGCCGTTCGCGGTGGGCTGGGCCATCGGCGGTACGTGGCTGTACGGCGTAACCGCCCTGCTGTGGGCGGGACTTGTGCGCATCGCGCTGCTCCACCACGTCACCTGGAGCGTGAACTCCCTCTGTCACATGATCGGTGAGCGCCCGTTCCGCACCCGGCGCCACGACCGGGCCACCAACCTGTGGCCGCTGGCCCTGCTGTCGTTCGGCGAGAGCTGGCACAACCTCCACCACGCCGACCCCACCAGCGCCCGCCACGGCGTCGACCGCGGCCAGCTCGACCCCTCCGCCGCCGTCATCCGCCTCCTCGAACGCCTCGGCTGGGTGCACGACGTGCGCTGGCCCACTCCGGACCGCGTGGCCGCCCGCCGCGCCTGA
- a CDS encoding DUF5994 family protein, producing MTTALQPPPPSHPLLRLRLAPHGSMPQPIDGAWWPRSYDLLAELPRLLAGLPRAWGHITSVTVDGAAWPAVPGRMLVFNQVVRLRRTVAASAPHTIVLLAPGRGRWDLVVVPPDTTEEAAKPLMAAAASGHV from the coding sequence ATGACCACCGCGCTGCAACCCCCGCCTCCCTCCCATCCCCTTCTCCGCCTGCGCCTGGCTCCCCACGGGAGCATGCCCCAGCCCATCGACGGAGCGTGGTGGCCCCGTTCGTACGATCTGCTCGCCGAACTCCCCCGGCTGCTCGCCGGGTTGCCGCGCGCGTGGGGCCACATCACCAGCGTCACCGTCGACGGGGCGGCGTGGCCCGCGGTGCCCGGCCGGATGCTCGTCTTCAACCAGGTCGTACGACTGCGCAGGACCGTGGCGGCATCCGCCCCGCACACCATCGTCCTGCTCGCCCCCGGCCGGGGGCGCTGGGACCTGGTGGTCGTCCCTCCGGATACGACCGAGGAGGCCGCGAAACCGCTCATGGCCGCCGCGGCAAGTGGTCACGTCTGA
- a CDS encoding DUF5994 family protein, which yields MSSSPGRAELDGAWWPRSRDLTRELSALADVLDPLSGRITHVAVNPRHWPILPRKIFVNGHVVKVGWFTSEQDPQRILLLSYTAGRWDLLVIPPETGAPSAARLMAAASANTGPPTTATALLTTEQAGDTSSSYEATTGRPGRLVVGMYRSSSPLWPSVA from the coding sequence GTGAGTTCTTCACCAGGGCGCGCCGAACTGGACGGCGCCTGGTGGCCCCGTTCACGTGACCTGACACGCGAACTCTCCGCGTTGGCGGACGTGCTGGATCCGCTGTCGGGACGGATCACCCATGTCGCTGTCAACCCCCGCCACTGGCCGATCCTCCCGCGCAAGATCTTCGTCAACGGCCATGTGGTGAAGGTCGGTTGGTTCACGTCGGAGCAGGATCCCCAAAGAATCCTGCTGCTGTCCTATACAGCGGGCCGCTGGGACCTCCTGGTGATACCCCCGGAGACCGGCGCCCCCTCGGCCGCCCGGCTGATGGCCGCCGCGAGCGCGAACACCGGCCCGCCGACGACCGCGACCGCCCTCCTGACGACGGAACAGGCCGGCGACACTTCCTCGTCGTACGAGGCCACCACCGGCCGGCCCGGCCGACTGGTGGTGGGGATGTACCGGTCGTCGTCGCCGCTCTGGCCGTCGGTGGCCTGA
- a CDS encoding Asp23/Gls24 family envelope stress response protein, producing the protein MTDTGLPNQPETPRAGSLGERGGKSARVPHGSDPGSRGHTTIADGVVAKIAGMAARDVPGVHSMGGGFARGMGTMRERIPGAGGKSVTSGVKVEVGEVQTAVDLEIVVEYGVSIIEVAGDVRENVIAAIERMTGLEVVEVNIAVGDVHVLDEDEEQPERRLE; encoded by the coding sequence ATGACGGATACCGGACTGCCGAACCAGCCCGAGACTCCTCGCGCGGGGTCATTGGGCGAGCGCGGCGGGAAGAGTGCGAGGGTGCCGCACGGAAGCGATCCGGGGTCGCGCGGCCATACGACAATCGCCGACGGTGTGGTGGCGAAGATCGCCGGGATGGCGGCCCGCGATGTGCCGGGCGTCCATTCGATGGGCGGTGGGTTCGCCCGTGGCATGGGGACGATGCGTGAACGTATACCCGGTGCCGGCGGGAAGTCCGTCACCAGCGGGGTGAAGGTCGAGGTCGGCGAGGTACAGACCGCGGTCGACCTGGAGATCGTCGTCGAGTACGGCGTCTCCATCATCGAGGTCGCGGGCGACGTCAGAGAGAACGTGATCGCTGCCATCGAGCGGATGACCGGTCTGGAAGTTGTCGAGGTCAACATCGCGGTCGGCGATGTGCATGTGCTCGACGAGGACGAGGAACAACCAGAGCGGCGGCTCGAGTAG
- a CDS encoding DUF5994 family protein has protein sequence MTATIEPTIIKERLPSASARLRLAPTGSVRGLLDGAWWPRSRDLLREIPTLTDALDACWGRITHVTVNPAHWPVIPRKVPVTGHTVRVGWFADEQDPNKAILLSYTVGRLDLLVIPPETESAAAARLMAAATVPGGARTAGDLMADEAIGHDAAETRSQEEEWETDGGAASAGGARSGS, from the coding sequence ATGACCGCGACCATCGAACCTACGATCATCAAAGAGCGCCTGCCTTCGGCCTCGGCCCGACTGCGCCTCGCCCCGACCGGCTCGGTTCGAGGTCTCCTGGACGGCGCCTGGTGGCCCCGCTCCCGTGATCTCCTCCGGGAGATCCCCACTCTGACGGACGCGCTGGACGCGTGCTGGGGTCGGATCACCCACGTCACCGTGAACCCGGCCCACTGGCCAGTCATCCCGCGTAAGGTCCCCGTCACGGGGCACACGGTGCGTGTGGGCTGGTTCGCCGACGAGCAGGACCCGAACAAAGCGATCCTCCTCTCCTACACGGTAGGCCGCCTGGACCTGCTGGTGATCCCTCCGGAGACGGAGTCGGCCGCTGCCGCCCGGCTGATGGCAGCAGCAACCGTTCCGGGAGGTGCCCGCACCGCCGGCGATCTGATGGCCGATGAGGCCATCGGTCACGACGCGGCGGAGACTCGGAGCCAGGAAGAGGAATGGGAGACCGACGGCGGAGCCGCTTCGGCGGGCGGAGCTCGATCGGGATCTTGA
- a CDS encoding DUF5994 family protein, whose translation MTESDIPRAPGLLPDAIHRAAKPGTVLLRLETTPSREGSLDGAWWPRSRDIGAELPELIHVLTGHLGPITRVGLDTTAWGELPTRLVIDDQVVHIDSFPVGDDTVLITRGDQDHFSLLVVPPHATPDAARAAMARAVRADNVTHAAQILIDTGTHQAHPIPAEDPRTGEERHEPQE comes from the coding sequence ATGACCGAATCCGACATCCCTCGCGCGCCCGGGCTCCTGCCGGACGCGATCCACCGGGCCGCGAAACCCGGGACAGTTCTTCTGCGGCTGGAGACGACACCCTCCCGGGAAGGCAGTCTCGACGGCGCGTGGTGGCCGCGATCCCGCGACATCGGCGCGGAGTTGCCCGAGCTAATCCACGTGCTGACCGGGCACCTCGGCCCCATCACGCGCGTCGGCCTGGACACCACCGCATGGGGTGAACTTCCCACGCGCCTGGTCATCGACGACCAGGTCGTCCATATCGACTCCTTCCCGGTCGGTGACGACACCGTCCTGATCACTCGGGGCGACCAGGACCACTTCTCCCTTCTCGTGGTCCCGCCGCACGCGACACCCGATGCCGCCCGTGCCGCCATGGCCAGAGCCGTCCGGGCCGACAACGTCACCCATGCCGCACAGATCCTCATCGACACCGGCACCCATCAGGCGCACCCGATCCCCGCGGAGGACCCTCGGACCGGCGAGGAACGCCACGAGCCCCAGGAATGA